From one Marmota flaviventris isolate mMarFla1 chromosome 1, mMarFla1.hap1, whole genome shotgun sequence genomic stretch:
- the Mier2 gene encoding mesoderm induction early response protein 2 isoform X8 — protein MAEASSVGRQSPHVASCLAHSLCPREPGLQTAVVSMGSADHQFNLAEILSQNYSLREECTEPLRCPEKPEEELDKDFISQSSDMPLDELLALYGYEASDPISERESEGGESAPNLPDMTLDKEQIAKDLLSGEEEETQSSADDLAPSVTAHEGSVLFPSQSGSRFLAGDGKEPGSSASSDTEEDALPANKCKKEIMVGPQFQADLSNLHLSRHEKIYENEDQLLWDPNVLPEREVEEFLYRAAKRRWQEMAGSQLPQGETVIDSEQALYELVKCNFNVEEALRRLRFNVKVIRDGLCAWSEEECRNFEHGFRVHGKNFHLIQANKVRTRSVGECVEYYYLWKKSERYDYFAQQTRLGRRKDTDQDLEGSDPDGPTRPRPEQDTLAGVRTEPLSTDGTSRSLGEPEVGSHGLLSSEPGPCPFPQLDEPPAATLPQPPPALADPAVYPSTAAAPEPGASPRLAVDFTLPEELPLISSHVGLSEDPEEPAAPAQVALSVTEFGLIGIGDVNPFLAGHPACPAPGLHSEPLSHCNVMTC, from the exons ATGGCGGAG GCCTCCTCGGTGGGGAGGCAGAGTCCTCACGTGGCCTCCTGCCTCGCTCACAGCCTGTGTCCCAGGGAGCCCGGCTTGCAGACAGCAG TGGTGTCCATGGGCTCTGCAGACCATCAGTTCAACCTTGCAGAGATCCTGTCGCAGAACTACAGTCTTCGGGAGGAGTGCACAGAGCCCCTGCGGTGCCCTGAGAAGCCCGAGGAGGAGCTGGACAAAGACTTCATATCCCAG AGCAGTGACATGCCCCTGGACGAGCTGCTGGCACTGTACGGCTACGAGGCATCTGACCCCATCTCAGAGCGGGAGAGTGAAGGTGGTGAATCAGCCCCCAACCTCCCAGACATGACTCTGGACAAG GAACAAATCGCCAAGGACTTGCTttcaggagaagaggaggagacacAGTCCTCTGCTGATGACCTCGCCCCATCTGTCACTGCCCATGAGGGCTCAGTCCTCTTCCCCAGCCAAAGTGGGT CCCGCTTCCTGGCTGGTGACGGCAAAGAGCCGGGTTCCTCTGCTTCCTCTGACACCGAGGAGGATGCTCTTCCTGCCAACAAATGTAAGAAG GAGATCATGGTGGGACCTCAGTTCCAGGCTGACCTCAGCAACCTGCACCTGAGCCGACATGAGAAGA TCTATGAGAATGAAGATCAGCTGCTCTGGGACCCCAATGTCCTCCCTGAGAGGGAGGTAGAAGAGTTCCTGTATCGGGCTGCGAAGCGCAGGTGGCAGGAGATGGCGGGTTCTCAGCTCCCTCAGGGAGAGACTGTGATAGACAGCGAGCAG GCGCTGTACGAGCTGGTGAAGTGCAATTTCAATGTGGAGGAGGCCCTGCGGAGGCTGAGGTTCAATGTGAAGGTGATCCGAG ATGGACTGTGTGCCTGGAGTGAGGAGGAGTGCCGGAACTTCGAGCACGGCTTCCGTGTGCATGGGAAGAACTTCCACCTGATACAGGCCAACAAG GTGCGTACACGATCAGTGGGCGAGTGTGTGGAGTACTATTACCTCTGGAAGAAGTCGGAGCGCTATGACTACTTTGCCCAGCAGACGCGGCTGGGCCGGAGGAA GGACACAGACCAGGACCTGGAGGGAAGTGACCCTGATGGCCCCACTCGTCCCCGCCCTGAGCAGGACACCCTGGCGGGGGTGCGCACAG AGCCGCTGAGCACGGATGGCACGTCCAGGAGCCTTGGTGAGCCTGAAGTGGGCTCCCATGGCCTGCTGTCCTCGGAGCCAGGGCCTTGCCCATTCCCGCAGCTGGATGAACCCCCTGCCGCGACCCTGCCCCAGCCGCCCCCAGCCCTGGCCGACCCAGCCGTCTACCCCTCTACTGCAGCTGCTCCAGAACCAGGTGCCAGCCCGAGACTGGCTGTGGACTTCACGCTGCCGGAGGAGCTGCCCCTCATCTCCAGCCACGTGGGTCTGAGCGAGGACCCAGAGGAGCCCGCGGCCCCGGCGCAGGTGGCCTTGTCGGTCACTGAGTTTGGACTCATTGGCATCGGGGACGTGAATCCCTTCTTGGCTGGCCATCCAGCGTGCCCGGCCCCCGGGCTGCACTCGGAGCCCCTGTCACA CTGCAACGTGATGACCTGTTGA
- the Mier2 gene encoding mesoderm induction early response protein 2 isoform X10: MAEASSVGRQSPHVASCLAHSLCPREPGLQTAVVSMGSADHQFNLAEILSQNYSLREECTEPLRCPEKPEEELDKDFISQGSSSPVQSSDMPLDELLALYGYEASDPISERESEGGESAPNLPDMTLDKEQIAKDLLSGEEEETQSSADDLAPSVTAHEGSVLFPSQSGSRFLAGDGKEPGSSASSDTEEDALPANKCKKEIMVGPQFQADLSNLHLSRHEKIYENEDQLLWDPNVLPEREVEEFLYRAAKRRWQEMAGSQLPQGETVIDSEQALYELVKCNFNVEEALRRLRFNVKVIRDGLCAWSEEECRNFEHGFRVHGKNFHLIQANKVRTRSVGECVEYYYLWKKSERYDYFAQQTRLGRRKYVPSGTTCVQCCCSSNVRVGQAGLPTAAWGDTDQDLEGSDPDGPTRPRPEQDTLAGVRTAPPAAVGLLCCCCAVGDMACGLHLLSHFPRLGC, from the exons ATGGCGGAG GCCTCCTCGGTGGGGAGGCAGAGTCCTCACGTGGCCTCCTGCCTCGCTCACAGCCTGTGTCCCAGGGAGCCCGGCTTGCAGACAGCAG TGGTGTCCATGGGCTCTGCAGACCATCAGTTCAACCTTGCAGAGATCCTGTCGCAGAACTACAGTCTTCGGGAGGAGTGCACAGAGCCCCTGCGGTGCCCTGAGAAGCCCGAGGAGGAGCTGGACAAAGACTTCATATCCCAG GGCTCATCCTCTCCGGTGCAGAGCAGTGACATGCCCCTGGACGAGCTGCTGGCACTGTACGGCTACGAGGCATCTGACCCCATCTCAGAGCGGGAGAGTGAAGGTGGTGAATCAGCCCCCAACCTCCCAGACATGACTCTGGACAAG GAACAAATCGCCAAGGACTTGCTttcaggagaagaggaggagacacAGTCCTCTGCTGATGACCTCGCCCCATCTGTCACTGCCCATGAGGGCTCAGTCCTCTTCCCCAGCCAAAGTGGGT CCCGCTTCCTGGCTGGTGACGGCAAAGAGCCGGGTTCCTCTGCTTCCTCTGACACCGAGGAGGATGCTCTTCCTGCCAACAAATGTAAGAAG GAGATCATGGTGGGACCTCAGTTCCAGGCTGACCTCAGCAACCTGCACCTGAGCCGACATGAGAAGA TCTATGAGAATGAAGATCAGCTGCTCTGGGACCCCAATGTCCTCCCTGAGAGGGAGGTAGAAGAGTTCCTGTATCGGGCTGCGAAGCGCAGGTGGCAGGAGATGGCGGGTTCTCAGCTCCCTCAGGGAGAGACTGTGATAGACAGCGAGCAG GCGCTGTACGAGCTGGTGAAGTGCAATTTCAATGTGGAGGAGGCCCTGCGGAGGCTGAGGTTCAATGTGAAGGTGATCCGAG ATGGACTGTGTGCCTGGAGTGAGGAGGAGTGCCGGAACTTCGAGCACGGCTTCCGTGTGCATGGGAAGAACTTCCACCTGATACAGGCCAACAAG GTGCGTACACGATCAGTGGGCGAGTGTGTGGAGTACTATTACCTCTGGAAGAAGTCGGAGCGCTATGACTACTTTGCCCAGCAGACGCGGCTGGGCCGGAGGAAGTACGTCCCGTCTGGAACCACGTGCGTGCAGTGCTGCTGTAGCAGTAACGTCCGCGTCGGCCAGGCTGGGCTGCCCACTGCAGCCTGGGG GGACACAGACCAGGACCTGGAGGGAAGTGACCCTGATGGCCCCACTCGTCCCCGCCCTGAGCAGGACACCCTGGCGGGGGTGCGCACAG CACCCCCAGCTGCTGTGGGTCTCCTCTGCTGCTGCTGTGCTGTTGGAGACATGGCTTGTGGCCTGCATTTGCTCTCACACTTTCCAAGGCTGGGCTGTTGA
- the Mier2 gene encoding mesoderm induction early response protein 2 isoform X3: MAEASSVGRQSPHVASCLAHSLCPREPGLQTAVVSMGSADHQFNLAEILSQNYSLREECTEPLRCPEKPEEELDKDFISQSSDMPLDELLALYGYEASDPISERESEGGESAPNLPDMTLDKEQIAKDLLSGEEEETQSSADDLAPSVTAHEGSVLFPSQSGSRFLAGDGKEPGSSASSDTEEDALPANKCKKEIMVGPQFQADLSNLHLSRHEKIYENEDQLLWDPNVLPEREVEEFLYRAAKRRWQEMAGSQLPQGETVIDSEQALYELVKCNFNVEEALRRLRFNVKVIRDGLCAWSEEECRNFEHGFRVHGKNFHLIQANKVRTRSVGECVEYYYLWKKSERYDYFAQQTRLGRRKYVPSGTTCVQCCCSSNVRVGQAGLPTAAWGDTDQDLEGSDPDGPTRPRPEQDTLAGVRTEPLSTDGTSRSLGEPEVGSHGLLSSEPGPCPFPQLDEPPAATLPQPPPALADPAVYPSTAAAPEPGASPRLAVDFTLPEELPLISSHVGLSEDPEEPAAPAQVALSVTEFGLIGIGDVNPFLAGHPACPAPGLHSEPLSHCNVMTC; this comes from the exons ATGGCGGAG GCCTCCTCGGTGGGGAGGCAGAGTCCTCACGTGGCCTCCTGCCTCGCTCACAGCCTGTGTCCCAGGGAGCCCGGCTTGCAGACAGCAG TGGTGTCCATGGGCTCTGCAGACCATCAGTTCAACCTTGCAGAGATCCTGTCGCAGAACTACAGTCTTCGGGAGGAGTGCACAGAGCCCCTGCGGTGCCCTGAGAAGCCCGAGGAGGAGCTGGACAAAGACTTCATATCCCAG AGCAGTGACATGCCCCTGGACGAGCTGCTGGCACTGTACGGCTACGAGGCATCTGACCCCATCTCAGAGCGGGAGAGTGAAGGTGGTGAATCAGCCCCCAACCTCCCAGACATGACTCTGGACAAG GAACAAATCGCCAAGGACTTGCTttcaggagaagaggaggagacacAGTCCTCTGCTGATGACCTCGCCCCATCTGTCACTGCCCATGAGGGCTCAGTCCTCTTCCCCAGCCAAAGTGGGT CCCGCTTCCTGGCTGGTGACGGCAAAGAGCCGGGTTCCTCTGCTTCCTCTGACACCGAGGAGGATGCTCTTCCTGCCAACAAATGTAAGAAG GAGATCATGGTGGGACCTCAGTTCCAGGCTGACCTCAGCAACCTGCACCTGAGCCGACATGAGAAGA TCTATGAGAATGAAGATCAGCTGCTCTGGGACCCCAATGTCCTCCCTGAGAGGGAGGTAGAAGAGTTCCTGTATCGGGCTGCGAAGCGCAGGTGGCAGGAGATGGCGGGTTCTCAGCTCCCTCAGGGAGAGACTGTGATAGACAGCGAGCAG GCGCTGTACGAGCTGGTGAAGTGCAATTTCAATGTGGAGGAGGCCCTGCGGAGGCTGAGGTTCAATGTGAAGGTGATCCGAG ATGGACTGTGTGCCTGGAGTGAGGAGGAGTGCCGGAACTTCGAGCACGGCTTCCGTGTGCATGGGAAGAACTTCCACCTGATACAGGCCAACAAG GTGCGTACACGATCAGTGGGCGAGTGTGTGGAGTACTATTACCTCTGGAAGAAGTCGGAGCGCTATGACTACTTTGCCCAGCAGACGCGGCTGGGCCGGAGGAAGTACGTCCCGTCTGGAACCACGTGCGTGCAGTGCTGCTGTAGCAGTAACGTCCGCGTCGGCCAGGCTGGGCTGCCCACTGCAGCCTGGGG GGACACAGACCAGGACCTGGAGGGAAGTGACCCTGATGGCCCCACTCGTCCCCGCCCTGAGCAGGACACCCTGGCGGGGGTGCGCACAG AGCCGCTGAGCACGGATGGCACGTCCAGGAGCCTTGGTGAGCCTGAAGTGGGCTCCCATGGCCTGCTGTCCTCGGAGCCAGGGCCTTGCCCATTCCCGCAGCTGGATGAACCCCCTGCCGCGACCCTGCCCCAGCCGCCCCCAGCCCTGGCCGACCCAGCCGTCTACCCCTCTACTGCAGCTGCTCCAGAACCAGGTGCCAGCCCGAGACTGGCTGTGGACTTCACGCTGCCGGAGGAGCTGCCCCTCATCTCCAGCCACGTGGGTCTGAGCGAGGACCCAGAGGAGCCCGCGGCCCCGGCGCAGGTGGCCTTGTCGGTCACTGAGTTTGGACTCATTGGCATCGGGGACGTGAATCCCTTCTTGGCTGGCCATCCAGCGTGCCCGGCCCCCGGGCTGCACTCGGAGCCCCTGTCACA CTGCAACGTGATGACCTGTTGA
- the Mier2 gene encoding mesoderm induction early response protein 2 isoform X5 produces MAEASSVGRQSPHVASCLAHSLCPREPGLQTAVVSMGSADHQFNLAEILSQNYSLREECTEPLRCPEKPEEELDKDFISQSSDMPLDELLALYGYEASDPISERESEGGESAPNLPDMTLDKEQIAKDLLSGEEEETQSSADDLAPSVTAHEGSVLFPSQSGSRFLAGDGKEPGSSASSDTEEDALPANKCKKEIMVGPQFQADLSNLHLSRHEKIYENEDQLLWDPNVLPEREVEEFLYRAAKRRWQEMAGSQLPQGETVIDSEQALYELVKCNFNVEEALRRLRFNVKVIRDGLCAWSEEECRNFEHGFRVHGKNFHLIQANKVRTRSVGECVEYYYLWKKSERYDYFAQQTRLGRRKYVPSGTTDTDQDLEGSDPDGPTRPRPEQDTLAGVRTEPLSTDGTSRSLGEPEVGSHGLLSSEPGPCPFPQLDEPPAATLPQPPPALADPAVYPSTAAAPEPGASPRLAVDFTLPEELPLISSHVGLSEDPEEPAAPAQVALSVTEFGLIGIGDVNPFLAGHPACPAPGLHSEPLSHCNVMTC; encoded by the exons ATGGCGGAG GCCTCCTCGGTGGGGAGGCAGAGTCCTCACGTGGCCTCCTGCCTCGCTCACAGCCTGTGTCCCAGGGAGCCCGGCTTGCAGACAGCAG TGGTGTCCATGGGCTCTGCAGACCATCAGTTCAACCTTGCAGAGATCCTGTCGCAGAACTACAGTCTTCGGGAGGAGTGCACAGAGCCCCTGCGGTGCCCTGAGAAGCCCGAGGAGGAGCTGGACAAAGACTTCATATCCCAG AGCAGTGACATGCCCCTGGACGAGCTGCTGGCACTGTACGGCTACGAGGCATCTGACCCCATCTCAGAGCGGGAGAGTGAAGGTGGTGAATCAGCCCCCAACCTCCCAGACATGACTCTGGACAAG GAACAAATCGCCAAGGACTTGCTttcaggagaagaggaggagacacAGTCCTCTGCTGATGACCTCGCCCCATCTGTCACTGCCCATGAGGGCTCAGTCCTCTTCCCCAGCCAAAGTGGGT CCCGCTTCCTGGCTGGTGACGGCAAAGAGCCGGGTTCCTCTGCTTCCTCTGACACCGAGGAGGATGCTCTTCCTGCCAACAAATGTAAGAAG GAGATCATGGTGGGACCTCAGTTCCAGGCTGACCTCAGCAACCTGCACCTGAGCCGACATGAGAAGA TCTATGAGAATGAAGATCAGCTGCTCTGGGACCCCAATGTCCTCCCTGAGAGGGAGGTAGAAGAGTTCCTGTATCGGGCTGCGAAGCGCAGGTGGCAGGAGATGGCGGGTTCTCAGCTCCCTCAGGGAGAGACTGTGATAGACAGCGAGCAG GCGCTGTACGAGCTGGTGAAGTGCAATTTCAATGTGGAGGAGGCCCTGCGGAGGCTGAGGTTCAATGTGAAGGTGATCCGAG ATGGACTGTGTGCCTGGAGTGAGGAGGAGTGCCGGAACTTCGAGCACGGCTTCCGTGTGCATGGGAAGAACTTCCACCTGATACAGGCCAACAAG GTGCGTACACGATCAGTGGGCGAGTGTGTGGAGTACTATTACCTCTGGAAGAAGTCGGAGCGCTATGACTACTTTGCCCAGCAGACGCGGCTGGGCCGGAGGAAGTACGTCCCGTCTGGAACCAC GGACACAGACCAGGACCTGGAGGGAAGTGACCCTGATGGCCCCACTCGTCCCCGCCCTGAGCAGGACACCCTGGCGGGGGTGCGCACAG AGCCGCTGAGCACGGATGGCACGTCCAGGAGCCTTGGTGAGCCTGAAGTGGGCTCCCATGGCCTGCTGTCCTCGGAGCCAGGGCCTTGCCCATTCCCGCAGCTGGATGAACCCCCTGCCGCGACCCTGCCCCAGCCGCCCCCAGCCCTGGCCGACCCAGCCGTCTACCCCTCTACTGCAGCTGCTCCAGAACCAGGTGCCAGCCCGAGACTGGCTGTGGACTTCACGCTGCCGGAGGAGCTGCCCCTCATCTCCAGCCACGTGGGTCTGAGCGAGGACCCAGAGGAGCCCGCGGCCCCGGCGCAGGTGGCCTTGTCGGTCACTGAGTTTGGACTCATTGGCATCGGGGACGTGAATCCCTTCTTGGCTGGCCATCCAGCGTGCCCGGCCCCCGGGCTGCACTCGGAGCCCCTGTCACA CTGCAACGTGATGACCTGTTGA
- the Mier2 gene encoding mesoderm induction early response protein 2 isoform X9, with protein sequence MAEASSVGRQSPHVASCLAHSLCPREPGLQTAVVSMGSADHQFNLAEILSQNYSLREECTEPLRCPEKPEEELDKDFISQGSSSPVQSSDMPLDELLALYGYEASDPISERESEGGESAPNLPDMTLDKEQIAKDLLSGEEEETQSSADDLAPSVTAHEGSVLFPSQSGSRFLAGDGKEPGSSASSDTEEDALPANKCKKEIMVGPQFQADLSNLHLSRHEKIYENEDQLLWDPNVLPEREVEEFLYRAAKRRWQEMAGSQLPQGETVIDSEQALYELVKCNFNVEEALRRLRFNVKVIRDGLCAWSEEECRNFEHGFRVHGKNFHLIQANKVRTRSVGECVEYYYLWKKSERYDYFAQQTRLGRRKYVPSGTTCVQCCCSSNVRVGQAGLPTAAWGDTDQDLEGSDPDGPTRPRPEQDTLAGVRTEPLSTDGTSRSLAAPEPGASPRLAVDFTLPEELPLISSHVGLSEDPEEPAAPAQVALSVTEFGLIGIGDVNPFLAGHPACPAPGLHSEPLSHCNVMTC encoded by the exons ATGGCGGAG GCCTCCTCGGTGGGGAGGCAGAGTCCTCACGTGGCCTCCTGCCTCGCTCACAGCCTGTGTCCCAGGGAGCCCGGCTTGCAGACAGCAG TGGTGTCCATGGGCTCTGCAGACCATCAGTTCAACCTTGCAGAGATCCTGTCGCAGAACTACAGTCTTCGGGAGGAGTGCACAGAGCCCCTGCGGTGCCCTGAGAAGCCCGAGGAGGAGCTGGACAAAGACTTCATATCCCAG GGCTCATCCTCTCCGGTGCAGAGCAGTGACATGCCCCTGGACGAGCTGCTGGCACTGTACGGCTACGAGGCATCTGACCCCATCTCAGAGCGGGAGAGTGAAGGTGGTGAATCAGCCCCCAACCTCCCAGACATGACTCTGGACAAG GAACAAATCGCCAAGGACTTGCTttcaggagaagaggaggagacacAGTCCTCTGCTGATGACCTCGCCCCATCTGTCACTGCCCATGAGGGCTCAGTCCTCTTCCCCAGCCAAAGTGGGT CCCGCTTCCTGGCTGGTGACGGCAAAGAGCCGGGTTCCTCTGCTTCCTCTGACACCGAGGAGGATGCTCTTCCTGCCAACAAATGTAAGAAG GAGATCATGGTGGGACCTCAGTTCCAGGCTGACCTCAGCAACCTGCACCTGAGCCGACATGAGAAGA TCTATGAGAATGAAGATCAGCTGCTCTGGGACCCCAATGTCCTCCCTGAGAGGGAGGTAGAAGAGTTCCTGTATCGGGCTGCGAAGCGCAGGTGGCAGGAGATGGCGGGTTCTCAGCTCCCTCAGGGAGAGACTGTGATAGACAGCGAGCAG GCGCTGTACGAGCTGGTGAAGTGCAATTTCAATGTGGAGGAGGCCCTGCGGAGGCTGAGGTTCAATGTGAAGGTGATCCGAG ATGGACTGTGTGCCTGGAGTGAGGAGGAGTGCCGGAACTTCGAGCACGGCTTCCGTGTGCATGGGAAGAACTTCCACCTGATACAGGCCAACAAG GTGCGTACACGATCAGTGGGCGAGTGTGTGGAGTACTATTACCTCTGGAAGAAGTCGGAGCGCTATGACTACTTTGCCCAGCAGACGCGGCTGGGCCGGAGGAAGTACGTCCCGTCTGGAACCACGTGCGTGCAGTGCTGCTGTAGCAGTAACGTCCGCGTCGGCCAGGCTGGGCTGCCCACTGCAGCCTGGGG GGACACAGACCAGGACCTGGAGGGAAGTGACCCTGATGGCCCCACTCGTCCCCGCCCTGAGCAGGACACCCTGGCGGGGGTGCGCACAG AGCCGCTGAGCACGGATGGCACGTCCAGGAGCCTTG CTGCTCCAGAACCAGGTGCCAGCCCGAGACTGGCTGTGGACTTCACGCTGCCGGAGGAGCTGCCCCTCATCTCCAGCCACGTGGGTCTGAGCGAGGACCCAGAGGAGCCCGCGGCCCCGGCGCAGGTGGCCTTGTCGGTCACTGAGTTTGGACTCATTGGCATCGGGGACGTGAATCCCTTCTTGGCTGGCCATCCAGCGTGCCCGGCCCCCGGGCTGCACTCGGAGCCCCTGTCACA CTGCAACGTGATGACCTGTTGA
- the Mier2 gene encoding mesoderm induction early response protein 2 isoform X6, whose translation MAEASSVGRQSPHVASCLAHSLCPREPGLQTAVVSMGSADHQFNLAEILSQNYSLREECTEPLRCPEKPEEELDKDFISQGSSSPVQSSDMPLDELLALYGYEASDPISERESEGGESAPNLPDMTLDKEQIAKDLLSGEEEETQSSADDLAPSVTAHEGSVLFPSQSGSRFLAGDGKEPGSSASSDTEEDALPANKCKKEIMVGPQFQADLSNLHLSRHEKIYENEDQLLWDPNVLPEREVEEFLYRAAKRRWQEMAGSQLPQGETVIDSEQALYELVKCNFNVEEALRRLRFNVKVIRDGLCAWSEEECRNFEHGFRVHGKNFHLIQANKVRTRSVGECVEYYYLWKKSERYDYFAQQTRLGRRKDTDQDLEGSDPDGPTRPRPEQDTLAGVRTEPLSTDGTSRSLGEPEVGSHGLLSSEPGPCPFPQLDEPPAATLPQPPPALADPAVYPSTAAAPEPGASPRLAVDFTLPEELPLISSHVGLSEDPEEPAAPAQVALSVTEFGLIGIGDVNPFLAGHPACPAPGLHSEPLSHCNVMTC comes from the exons ATGGCGGAG GCCTCCTCGGTGGGGAGGCAGAGTCCTCACGTGGCCTCCTGCCTCGCTCACAGCCTGTGTCCCAGGGAGCCCGGCTTGCAGACAGCAG TGGTGTCCATGGGCTCTGCAGACCATCAGTTCAACCTTGCAGAGATCCTGTCGCAGAACTACAGTCTTCGGGAGGAGTGCACAGAGCCCCTGCGGTGCCCTGAGAAGCCCGAGGAGGAGCTGGACAAAGACTTCATATCCCAG GGCTCATCCTCTCCGGTGCAGAGCAGTGACATGCCCCTGGACGAGCTGCTGGCACTGTACGGCTACGAGGCATCTGACCCCATCTCAGAGCGGGAGAGTGAAGGTGGTGAATCAGCCCCCAACCTCCCAGACATGACTCTGGACAAG GAACAAATCGCCAAGGACTTGCTttcaggagaagaggaggagacacAGTCCTCTGCTGATGACCTCGCCCCATCTGTCACTGCCCATGAGGGCTCAGTCCTCTTCCCCAGCCAAAGTGGGT CCCGCTTCCTGGCTGGTGACGGCAAAGAGCCGGGTTCCTCTGCTTCCTCTGACACCGAGGAGGATGCTCTTCCTGCCAACAAATGTAAGAAG GAGATCATGGTGGGACCTCAGTTCCAGGCTGACCTCAGCAACCTGCACCTGAGCCGACATGAGAAGA TCTATGAGAATGAAGATCAGCTGCTCTGGGACCCCAATGTCCTCCCTGAGAGGGAGGTAGAAGAGTTCCTGTATCGGGCTGCGAAGCGCAGGTGGCAGGAGATGGCGGGTTCTCAGCTCCCTCAGGGAGAGACTGTGATAGACAGCGAGCAG GCGCTGTACGAGCTGGTGAAGTGCAATTTCAATGTGGAGGAGGCCCTGCGGAGGCTGAGGTTCAATGTGAAGGTGATCCGAG ATGGACTGTGTGCCTGGAGTGAGGAGGAGTGCCGGAACTTCGAGCACGGCTTCCGTGTGCATGGGAAGAACTTCCACCTGATACAGGCCAACAAG GTGCGTACACGATCAGTGGGCGAGTGTGTGGAGTACTATTACCTCTGGAAGAAGTCGGAGCGCTATGACTACTTTGCCCAGCAGACGCGGCTGGGCCGGAGGAA GGACACAGACCAGGACCTGGAGGGAAGTGACCCTGATGGCCCCACTCGTCCCCGCCCTGAGCAGGACACCCTGGCGGGGGTGCGCACAG AGCCGCTGAGCACGGATGGCACGTCCAGGAGCCTTGGTGAGCCTGAAGTGGGCTCCCATGGCCTGCTGTCCTCGGAGCCAGGGCCTTGCCCATTCCCGCAGCTGGATGAACCCCCTGCCGCGACCCTGCCCCAGCCGCCCCCAGCCCTGGCCGACCCAGCCGTCTACCCCTCTACTGCAGCTGCTCCAGAACCAGGTGCCAGCCCGAGACTGGCTGTGGACTTCACGCTGCCGGAGGAGCTGCCCCTCATCTCCAGCCACGTGGGTCTGAGCGAGGACCCAGAGGAGCCCGCGGCCCCGGCGCAGGTGGCCTTGTCGGTCACTGAGTTTGGACTCATTGGCATCGGGGACGTGAATCCCTTCTTGGCTGGCCATCCAGCGTGCCCGGCCCCCGGGCTGCACTCGGAGCCCCTGTCACA CTGCAACGTGATGACCTGTTGA